The Methanocorpusculum vombati genome segment CGACCGGGATCCACCTGTCCGCCGCGGGAGCCGATCAGAAGGATACCGTTTTTGCACTCGGCAATGATCTCATCGTAGGAGGAGTCTCCCTCCTGAATGTAGGTGTTGCTCATCCGGACCAGCGGCTGCATGCCCGGTTCCGCACGGGCATGCCCGGCGTCGCCGGTATCCGTACCGACCGCTGCAAGCGTCTCGCGCGAGTGCATGTAGGCGTGCATGATGCCGTTTTTGATCAGTTCGGTCGGGCCGCAGGCGACACCTTCCGCGTCGAACGGCTCGTACCCGTAGCCGTGCATCGACGGATCATCAATGATGGTCACCAGCGGTGATCCGACCGGTGTACCCAGTTTTCCCGCGAGAACCGAGACGCCGTCACGGACGGCGTCTCCCTCACTTGCATGACCGACCGCTTCGTGTGCGAAGACCCCGCCGATGGCAGGGTCCAGCACCGCAGGCATCCTGCCGCCGGAGACCGCGGATGCATCCAGCAGTTCAGTGGCGCGCTTTGCACACATCTCGCCATAACCGAGATACGCTGAAAGATTCAGCGGGCCGACAACCGCTTCCTGCTCATAGTTCATCTGCATGTTTCCGCTGCGGGCGGCAACCGCAGAGATGGTAAAGAGTGTCCGGCAGACCGAAGAGTTCGCCGCATACCCGTTGCAGTCCTCAAACCAGACATCCTGATACTGTTCCGAGTACCGTGCGGACGTGCTGCAAATCTCGGGAAGTTTTGCTCCCGCCTCCATCTTCAGCAGAAGGTCAGCCTTCTCCTCAATCGGGACCGCAGCCTGTTCCGCAGCGGAACAGGCCCAGTTGCGGGGCGTGCCGTAGGGAACATCGGCAATCTCTGCCGGAACGTTTGCAAGCTTTGCAGCACGGGCGGCACGGCTGATGTACTCCTTCTTTGCGTTCTGATCATCCGGATCAAACGGCGAAGCACAGTAGTAGCCCCATCCGTGTTCTCCCAGAACACGGATGAGCGCTTTCCCGAAAAAGTTTGAACCGGCTGATTCCACGTCACCATTCTCCACCGTAATTGTCGTGGAGGTTCCGCGGACGTACCGGATATCATAGTAGCGTATGGGATCCATTGATGCTTCTATGGTTTCGTGAGGAAGGATAACTGATTTTGGAAACGGCAGAGTCCCGCCTCACTCACCAGAGAAAAAAGAAAAAAATTATGCCTCCGCCTTCTCAGCGGCCTCGGGCATCTTCGGGATTTCCATGTGCTTGCCGATAAGGCCGAGTTTCTTCTCAAATGCCTCCTTATCCTGCGGCACAAGAGCATACTTGAGAACCTCCTCGATCCGCGTAACCGGAATGATCGTAACCATCTCCCGGTAGCGCTCCTCAATCAGCACATCATCCAGGTTCGACTGCGGAATAATGACCGTGTGAATGCCTGCCTTTGCAGCAGCCTCAATCTTATAGGTCACTCCGCCGATCGGCAGCACATCACCCCGCACCGAAAGCGACCCCGTCATCGCCACATCCTGCCGGACGGGAATATCCTCAAGAGCACTGATAACTGCGGTCGCCACCGTCACCGATGCCGAATCGCCTTCAACACCATTGTAGGTTCCGATGAACTGCACGTGAATATCCACCTTGCGGATATCGGTTCCGGAGAATTTCTTGATCAGAGCGCTCACGTTCTTAATCGACTCCTGCGCAATCTCCTTTAACAGACCGGTCGCAATAACCGCGCCGGCTCCCTGCGACGGCGTAACCTCTGCTGTGATCGGCAGAACCGAACCCGCATCGTTCCCCACGACCGCCAGACCGTTCACACGGCCGACAAGCGTCCCGGAAACGATCGTCAGATCATAATCGCGGGTTCTTCTGATGTACTCATCCGAGATCTGATCCTCAACGGAACGGGCAATCTGCTTTGCGTCCACCACGTGCTTCATGGTGGTGGCGGGGTCTCCTGCCTGCCGGGCAAGATCTCCTGCAACACGCACCAGACCACCGAGATCACGGAGTTTCAGCGTGAGATGTCCCTTCCTGCCGGACCGGCGGCGCGCCTCGCGGAGAATTTCCGAGACCGCGGACGGATCGAAATGCGGAATCTTCCCGTCGTTCTGCACCTCCTGTGCAATAAACCGGACAAGACGCGCACGGTTTGCAGGCGTGTCATCCATCGTCTCACTCATATACACCTCGTAACCATATCCGCGGATACGGCTGCGGAGTGCCGGGTGCATACCCTGCATGGCGTCGAGGTTTCCTGCCGCAATCATGATGAACCGGCAGGGAACCGGCTCGGTCCGGACCATCGCCCCTGACGATCGGTCGCTCTGTCCGGTGATCGGGAACTCGCCCTCCTGTAATGCAGTCAGCAGACTCTGCTGCGAAGAAAGCTCCAGCGTATTGATCTCATCAATGAACAGCACACCCTTGTGGGCGCGGTGAATTGCCCCGGCCTCCACACGATCGTGCGCCGGCGTCTCAAGACCTCCTGACTGGAACGGATCATGCCGGACATCGCCGAGCAGTGCTCCTGCATGGGAACCCGTACCGTCAACAAACGGCGCCTTGGAGTCCGGTTTGTTGGAAACGATCAGCTTGGGCACCATTGCCTCATCCCGCGGCATCATCGTGCGGAATGCCATCAGGAGAATGATCACGATAAACAAACCCATTAAGATCTGGCCGCTGAAGAACGCAAACAGAAGAATTCCCAGGATGAGAACCATCAGCATTGTGTTCCTTGATGAAACACGTTTGCGTGCCTCGGCACGATGGGCTGCAACGATCTCCTTGCCGCGTCCCGCCGGAACCACACGGATAATCGGATTGTTGCTGTCTTCGGCATTCGGGTAGGTCAGAATATCCTGCATCTCCTCTTTGGGGAGAAGCTCGGACATTGCCTTGGCAAGCATCGACTTTCCCGTACCGGGACTGCCGATCATCATCACATGGCGGCGCTGGGTAGCTGCTTTCTTGATTACCTCCACCGCATGTTCCTGACCGATAACCTGATCGATCAGCGACGGAGGGATCACAATATCAGCGGTTGTATCAAACTGTATCCCGCCGAAGAACTCCGGATCGAAACTATCCGATGCGTAGGTCTTCGGGACGGCAGGCTCTTCCCGCGCAGGAGTTTCCGGTTCCTGTACTCCGGGACTGATAACCGGCGCAGTCCCCAAATCCGCGCCGCCAGCACGTCCTGCCGCACTATCTGTATCATCCATAGTTTATTTCCTAACTCGCCTAACTCGAGAGTGTTAATATTGTGCTTGATGATGGTTTAAGTAGTTTCAGTAAAAGATAGAAGAAGGAGAGTACTGATGAAAGTTATCTATACCGAGAAAAGTCAGCTGCTGGCCGCACGGGTGGCCCGTCACCTCGGATGCAGAATCGCCGAGGTAAAATACAACACTTTCCCCGATGGGGAGCAGTATGTCCGCGTAATGGACCTTGACGACGATATGGTCATTGTTGCAAGTACGGTGGACTCCCAGTCGGTTCTTCAGGCAATTCTGATGCTGGATGCCTGCGAAGGGAAGAATACCACGCTGGTTCTTCCCTACATGGGGTATGCCCGGCAGGACAAGCGGTTCAACGACGGCGAACCGATCAGCGCCCGTGCACTCGCACGCGTTCTTTCCGAAGGGGCGGATCGGATCTTTACCGTGAACATCCACGACCCTTCCGTTCTCGGGCACTTCAAGTGTCCTGCCGAAAATCTCACCATTGCTCCTGAGATCGGCAGATACATCCAGACGATGCATCTCGCAGACCCGCTGGTGCTCGCGCCCGATGACGGTGCCTGGGAGTTCGCCAAGGGTGTTGCGGCCGTTGGCGGCTGGGACTGCGATCATCTCGACAAGACGCGGCTGTCCGGTTCCGAGGTGAAGATGGCGCCGAAGCATCTGGATGCAAACGGTCGCGACTGTATCATCGTTGATGACATCATTGCAACCGGCGGGTCGATGGCAACGGCGGCAGGCATGCTGAAAGAGCAGGGGGCAACCTCCGTTCGTGCCGCAGGGGTGCACGGCGTGTTTGCAAGCGGCGGATATGTGAAGCTGATGCAGGCGGGACTTGCAGATATTGCATCCTCTGATACCATTGAGCGTGCGAGCAGCAGATTTACTGCGTCAACGGTCATTGCAGACGCTGTCCGCCGATAACTTTCATGCGCTATATTTTAGACGCATCCTTTTTTTTCGGGGAGTATCCCTTCTGCGGGGAGTTTGCCACAACTCCGGAGGTTGTCGCAGAACTCAGGGATGTAACCTCAAAGATGCGGTTTGAGGTGATGCAAAGCCGGGGACTTCTGATCAGCGAAGCAGACGCTGCGGCAGTGGACCGCGTGAGAGATGCCGCAAGAAGGTCCGGAGATGCACGGGTGCTTTCGGAAACAGATATCTCGGTGATCGCTCTGGGCCTTGCTCTTTCCGGAACGGTTGTCTCGGATGATTTTGCCGTACAGAACGTCTGTCGTCATCTGAAGATTCCGGTACAGAACATGATGCAGAAGAAAGCAAAACGCCGCGTCTGGAAAAGTATCTGCAGCGGATGCGGCGCGGAGATTCCGGCGGGTGAGGAGGACTGTCCGGTCTGCGGGTCGCCGCCGGTCCGACGCGGGACCGAGAAGCGGGGCGGGAAGAAATAATATTTTGTGATGCTCCGAAGGCATTTCGTTGGTTTATCTTCTTCATCCTGCCCAATCCCTCCGAAAACCCAAAAGTAATAATTCCCGCAACTCGAATACTGTAGTATCATGTCTTCCCTTGAAGAGCTTATGGCAAAAGCAAAAGACCTGCGTGCTGACGGCCACTCAGCAGGCCAGATAGCTGACGAACTGAGTCTGTCCGTGGACACGGTTACCTGGCTTCTGACCCAGAGCAAAACAAACATGGCTGTCCCCAAAGATGTGCACATCGACTGGACGGTTGTCAGCTCGGACGCAACACTGCTCGGCGGCATCGCATCCATGCTGTCCGCCCGGTTCGATGCAGCAACCGGCGGCGAAGAGGAAGTTGATGCAATCGTTGGTATCTCCATCTCCGGCGTGCCGCTTGCAACCCTCATTGCCGCTGAAGAGGGACTCAATCTCTCCATCTATCACCCTTCCAAACACAACACCGACTCCGGAACCGGATGCATCTCCGGAAACTTCAGCAAGATCAGCGGCAAGCGCTGTATTCTTGTCGACGATGTCATTACGTCGGGCAATACTCTGACCGAACTGGTCGCCTATCTGCGCAGACACAATGCAGTGCCGGTTGCGATTCTGGTCATCTTCGATAAGCGCGGTGTGACTGAAGTCGATGGAGTACCGGTGTACTCGCTGTTCTCTATCCGGCTTATTGACTAAGGGAAGATTCCAATACATATATTTTATATAGAAGTTCAATTCCATTTTTATCACACGAGTACAGGAGATAATAGATTTTATGTCAAGCAGATCAGGACAACCTGTCGTTATTTTACGGGACAACGTTGAGCGCGTGCCTGGACAGGAGGCGCTCCGCTCCAATATCATGGCTGCAAAGGTTCTTGGAAACACCGTTCGGACCACCCTTGGTCCCCGCGGCATGGACAAGATGCTGGTTACGCAAGGGAGTGATGACATCGTCATCACCAACGACGGCGCAACCATTCTGCACCAGATTCACGTCCAGCACCCCGGCGCAAAACTCGTCGTTGAGGTCGCCGAGACGCAGGACGATGAGTGCGGTGACGGAACCACAACCGCAGTCGTAATGGTCGGCTCCTTTATGGAACAGGCGGAAAACCTCATCGACACGGGCGTTCACCCGTCGGTTATTGCAAAAGGTTACAACCTCGGTATGATGAAGGCGCTTGAGCTTCTCGACAGCCTCGCAATCGCAGTCACTCCGAAGGACAAGGACATGCTCAAGCAGATCGCAAAGACGGCAATGACCGGCAAATCCATTGAGATGATCATGGACAAGGCCTGTGATGTTGTCGTGGAGGCGGTCAGCAACGTCGCGGTTACTACCGGCAAGAAGACGGTGGTCAACGAAGATGACATTCTGGTCAAGACCAAACGCAGCGAAACGATGGATGCCGAGATGATCAAAGGTGTCTTAATTGACAAGACCAGACTTGACGCGCTGATGCCCAAGAAGATCAAAGGCGTGAAGGCTGCGTTCATTGCAAACCCGCTTGAGATCACCAAGACCCAGACGAAGTCGAAGATCAAGATCACGTCCCACGAACAGCTTGAAGCATTCTCCGTTGCAGAGCGCGAGACGCTCCGTGCAATGGCCGAGAAGTTTGTGGAGACCGGCGTAAATGTGGTTCTTTGTCAGAAAGGTATCGCTGACCCGGTCCAGTACTACCTTGCCGAGAACGGTATCTACGCACTTGAGTTTGTCGCGGAAAAGGATCTGAAGTATGCCGCAAAGGCACTCGGCGGACAGATCGTCAACAAACCCGAAGATCTTACCCCCGAAGTGATCGGAACCGCCGGCAACCTTGAGATGCTGGAGGACATTGAGATGACCAAACTCTCCGGCTGCAAGAACCCGCAGGCAGTAACCATTCTTCTGCGCGGCTCTTCCCAGCATCTTGTGGACGAGCTTGAGCGTGCAATCGAGGATGCAACCCGCGTAGTGCAGGATGTTGTCGAGGACGGCGCATACCTGATCGGCGGCGGATCGGTGGAGACCGAGCTTGCCCTGCGCCTCCGCGAGTATGCGGCAACCGAAGGCGGTCGTGTCCAGCTGGCAATTGAGGGATATGCAAAGGCATTTGAGATCATTCCCAAGACCCTTGCAGAGAACTCCGGCTTTGACACCGTGGACAAGGTTATTGATCTCCGTCAGGCACATGCAACCGGCGAGAAGTACGCAGGTCTGAATGTGTTCACCGGAAAGGTTGTTGACATGCAGTCCGAAGGTGTGGTGGAGCCGAAGCGCGTCAAACGTCAGGCAATCCAGAGCGCATCCGAGACCGCAATGCTGCTGATCCGTGTGGATGACATGATGATCAGCAAAGGCGCCGGCCAGGCATAATACCAAAAAACACTATCTTTTTTAGACCACAGGTCTATGTGTATAGGCAGTAAGGTGCAGCGGGAGATCCTGTTTTGCCCGCATCAGCGGAGATCTGGTCGCGCATACTGTTTTCAGCGGCAAACGGACGTGCCGAGGTAGTCTAGTCCGGAAGGGCGGTGGCCTCGAAAGCCTCTGGTGGTAACACCTCGGGAGTTCAAATCTCCCCCTCGGCGTCTTTATTTTACAAAATAGTTGATATACATTGAGATCTGAATCCATTTTTTCTTCACCCTGAAACCCCGTCGAATGAATTTTCGACGAGGGGCAGGGGGAAACAGAAGGGATCTTTGGAAAATTATGCGCAAAATCTCACGCGAGTTTTTATATAGTAGAACAATATATTTTCAATTACTAAACAGCATAGCTACCAGCAATTCCTCTACAGCACGGAGAAAGAGATGATGGACTCCTATACGATCCGAAAAATCGACGCGCGAAGGTTTACGGTAACCGTGACGAGCCCAGGCAAACAGTCATGGCGGACGCTGGAGTCCGCCGGACTTGCAGTGATGGACGAGAAACGCGCGCCGTGCAACGGCGGGCAGTGTTACTCCTGGACGGTCCAGGCAAGACGGCCCGGCATTTATGAACTGAGAATGATCCAGCAGAGCGATGACGGGGCATACCGCAGAGTGGTGATTCCGATCATCGCGGAAGCTTCCTGATTTCCTGCGGGAAGTTTCAGATGATCTTTTTTTCCGGGACGTGCAGGGAGGTTCGTTTTTACAGCAGATCGCGGATGGTCTTCTCATCTCCGGTACTGTCGAGCACTTCACGGGCAGTCGGGTCGGCGATCAGGAGGAAGTTCGGCAGGATTGCATAGACTGGGAAGCGTCGGAAAAACTCCTGCACTACGAGTTTGTTCATCCGGAGAATCAGAAACTCCCGCCGCAGTTCGTTCATCTGTTCCGGTTCTGCTGCCCGGATACGGGGCAGCAGGTCATCCTTGAGAGCGGCAATATGGCGGGTGTTTAAGGCCGTCATAAGTCTGCGGCTTTCTACTCCCTGATAGTAGCGGATAATGACCGCCTGCGTAAGGAGTGTAAGCAGGAGGATGATCGGGTACTCGGTCGGGAGGATGGAGATGAATTCGAGGTACTGGTTTAGGGTGAGTCCCGGAAACAGCATTGCCCCGACCAGTAACAGGCCGGTGATCATTGCGGCGGTGCTGAGGTAAAGCCAGATCTTGAACTTCGCTGTTTCCGTTTCCGGAGCTTCGGCAGGGATGTTCCGGGGTACGAAAAATCCCTGTTCGTCCGGCCGGGTGCGGATGATCTTTGCATAAAAGGCGAGGATGATTGCGATCTGCAGGATGACAACGAGGAGCAGATGCCGGTCGATTATCTCCTCTGTGTAGAGGATGACGGCACAGAGGACGTCGATACTATAGATGATCGCAAATCCTTTTGCAAGCGGTTTTGCATTGATGAGGAATGCGTTCCAGAATATTTCAATAAAGGTGACTTTGTTTTTGCGGAATGTTTTCAGAAGGTTTGCCAGCCGCAGGAACTCACGGATCTGCATGTGGGCGGCTGTGCCGGTTAGGGGGGTACTGGTGCCGGAACCAAGGGAGGGGATCATCATGAGGAAGAAGTAGAACATGTAGATGAAGAAGCTTGCAACGATCCAGAGCATGAGGATGTCATAGGGGGAGATGTCATGGAGGATGCAGATGATGCTCCAGATGAGGAGGAGAAGGATCGGGAGGGGGACCCAGTATTTTGTTCTGGCAAGGCGTTGCTCTCCTTCTTCCAGGGCTTTGCCATATTCCTGTTCTTCTTTGATCTGCCCGGAGATGCGGATAATGAGTGCATCTTTGGTTGCCATGTCGTATCTCTCGCTTAAGTTATTTACGTGGCGCTGACCTATATTTTCTACTGTTGTGATCAACCATGAATACCGTGACAGATGATGCCAGAAAGCAGAATGTCGCTCGTTTATCGGTGTTCTCGAATCTGTTTCTGACGGTTGCAAAGATTTTGACGGGAATCTCGATTGGTTCGGTGAGTATTATCTCGGAGGGTATCCATTCGGGAATGGATCTGCTTGCTTCCTGTATTGCGTATTTTTCGGTGAAGAAGTCGGCCGAGCCGCCGGACGCGGATCATGCGTTCGGTCACGGGAAGTATGAGGATGCGTCGGGTCTGATTGAGGCGCTGCTGATTGTTGTTGCGGCAGGGATTATTATCTGGGAGGCGTGCCATAAGCTGGTCTCCGGCGGGGAGATGGTCTCGCTTGATCTTCTGTATGCGGGTATGATCGTGATGGGTGTTTCCGCGGTGATGAACTTCGTGGTGTCGCAGCGTTTGATGAGGGTTGCAAAGGAGACGGAGTCGATTGCGCTGGAGAGCGATGCGTGGCATCTGCGTACGGATGTTCTGACATCTGCGGGAGTGTTTGCGGGTCTTGTGCTGATTCAGGTTACGCATCTGGTGTTTCTTGATTCGGTGATCGCAATTGTTGTGGCTTTGCTGATTCTTCGTGAGGCGTATTCGTTGATCCGCCGGAGTTTTGCGGATCTGATGGATGAGAGTCTGGATGAGGATGAGGTTATTCTGATTAAGGAGATCATCTGCCGGCATGCGAATGCGTTTACGAACTTCCACAGTCTGAAGACCCGCCGGTCGGGACCGAACCGGTTTGTGGAGTTTCATCTGATGATGCCGCATGCAACGCCCCTTGATGCGGCGCATGCGGTGCTGAAGGAGATCGAGACTGATATTGTTGCAAAGATGCCGCGGACATCTGTGATTGTGCATCTGGATCCCTGTGACGGACGCTGCGGGAGGCCGGAGTGTTCGTTTGTGTGTAAGGAGAGAAAGAACTAATTTTCTTTTCATCATGCCCACTCACCACTCACCCGTACACAATTTCCTCAGAAAAGAAAACCGACGAATTATTTTCATGACATCACCGCGGGATGTCCGCCGGTATTGAATCCTTTCAGGATAGGATTGCACGAAATATAAAGTTGTGGCGTGGCAGAAAAAATCACAAAAATCAGCCCTCCTCCCTTTGCATGACATTCTGGTTTGTGAATGGCGTTATTTTTCCGAGAAACTTTTTTTTGGATCTCCCATTTCGGGAAAAAAATATTTTTTGGAAGGATATAACCGGAGAAAAAATTGTGCCTCTCATTGAAAGAAAAAATTTGAAAATATCTTTTTAGAAAAATTATTTTTTGAAAATATTCATCGGTGATGATGCAACCCTCTCCTGATAGGAAATATATCATTGGAAATATCCGTAGGAGTTGGTCCGTATGAATAGGAATTACGAGGATAATGCTGTATCCCCGGTGATTGCAACGATTTTGCTTGTTGCGATTGTGATGGTCCTCGCCGCAGTCGTTGCGGTGGTGGCACTTGGTATGGCGGGCGGGCAGAATGATCTAAAAGATGTGGGACTGACGGTAACCTCAGACCATACGGATGTGATGGTAACCCTCTTTACCGGACAGGATGTCAGTGATCTGCAATCGCTGCGCGTCTCAGTGGCGGGAAATCCCTACGTGACCGAATTCCAGAGTACCAATACAACCGATTGCGTCCGACAGATCGGCGTTCCCATCCGGTTTACCGGCGTTGGAGTGGAGGGAACCCACACCACCACGGTAACCGGTGTTTTTTCGGATACCACCGCGGTGACGTTGTGGACAGGGCAACTTGCGTTCGCGCTATGGCCGGCGGATGCTTCTTCTCATAAACATGAGAATGAAAATATGATCAAGGTTACCCTTCCCCGTGACTGGACTGCAGGTACTTTCCAAGGGAATGGATGGCAAAAACAACTGGTAGTAGATGTGTCTGATTCCTCTGGCAGAAATGTGGTGAATCGAACGTGGGCTGGGTGGGAACTTAATCTCGCACTTTCTTTCTATAAGGATAGCTGTGTAATAATTACTAATCAGGCGAATAAGGGATTTGCCCCAGGATCGTATCGTGTTGTAGTCCGTGGTCAGACCGTGGACTCCACGGGCAATACGATTTTCACAGACAGCCTGCTCTATGACGGCACTGTTGTCGTTCCGTAAAATCAGCAATACATCTCTCCCCACCAACCCTTTTTCCCGGAGACCTCCTCCATTCCCAAAGTCCAAACCTATAATACTCCCCAGACAAAACTATCTCCTCAATCATGGACTACCAAGACCGTCCGGTGTACAACGTCAGCGACAACGTGCCGCCCTCCGTCCTTGTCCTCAGCATCCTCCAGCACTTTTTTGTCCTCGCCGTCTACATGACCTACCCTGTCATCATCACCAAAGCGATCGGCGGCGGCGAAGACCTCTCCACCTTCCTCATCAGCGCAACCCTCATAGGCTCCGGCATCGCTACCCTCCTTCAGGCATTCCGCTACACCGGCTGCGGCTACATCTTCCCCATGGTCCCCAACTCCTCCTACCTCCCGGCCTCCATGCTTGCCGCAACCGCCGGAGGTCTCCCCCTCCTCTACGGCATGATGATCATCTCCGGTTTTCTGGAAATGTTGTTCAGCCGTCTCACCCGCTACTTCCGCATCCTCTTCCCCGGGGAAGTCATCGGCGTCGTCATGTTCATGCTCGGCCTTGCCATCATCCCCTTCTCCTTCCCTCTCTTCTTCGGCAGCGGCGAGTCAGGCCCCCTCAACCCCGCCGCAACCGCCGTCGGCATCATCACGCTTGGCTCTATGATCATCCTCGGCATTCAGCAGAAAAAAATATTCAGATTCTACGCAGTCCTTATCGGCATCATCATAGGTCTTGTCTCCTCCGTCCTCTTCGGTGTCCTCACCCCTGCCGACATTGAAGCCGCCGGTACCATATCCATCTTCTCTTTCCCCAACCCCGTCGGCATCGTCAGCTACCGCTTTGACATCGGCCTTCTCATACCCTTTGCAATCGGCATGCTCTGTGTCATGCTCAAATCCGCTGGAAACATTGCCCTGCTTGACGACTACACCGGCAACACCAACAAAAACAACCTCCGCCGCGGCATCCTCTCCGAAGGATTCGGGGCAGCCCTCTGTTCTGCCATCGGCGGAATCGGCATTGGGTCCTCCGCGTCCAACACCGGCCTCATCCCTGGAACCGGCATCGCCTCACGCAGCATCGGCATCGGTCTCGGTCTCCTCCTCATCCTCTGCGGATTTCTTCCTGCCATCGGCTGGTTCTTCCATGTCATGCCCGAACCCATCATGGGTGCGATCGTCATCTACGCCATCGCCTTCATCATGCTCGGCGGCGTGCAGAGCATCTCCTCCCGCGTACTGGACAACCGCCGGACTTTCGTCGTCATCCTGCCGATCATGATCGGCGTCTCCTCGGTCATGTGTCCCAACCTCTACACCGCACTCCCTGACACTCTCCGCCTCTTCTTCGCCTCCCCCCTCACCTCCGGCGCAATCTTCGTCGTCACCTTAGGTCTCCTCTTCAAAATCGGCATCCCAACTACCCGCAGCATCACCTTCGGGACCGCTCCGCACAACGACGTATCCTGTATTCTCCTTGACTGCGGACGTCTCTGGACCATGGACAAAACCCAGATGTTCCAGATAATGCATCATATCCAGGCACTCATATCCGCTCTGCCGCAAGGAACACACCCGGAAACCCTGGTCATCACCCTCAAAAACAGTACGGGAACCATCAGCGCAGAACTCACTGCACCGGGTCCCGTTGACGAACCCGCCATGAAGACCGCGGGGCACTACCCCGCAATCGTCACGGTCTCGGCTTCTGCGGACAAAACATTCATCCGCTCCAGTTATCTTATCGTCTGATCACACCAGATGCAGTGTCTTCAAATCCGCCTCAACGGTCGTGTTCGGCTGCACCCCGAACCGCTCTACCAGGGTATTCAGTACATCCGGCGAAAGACACGCCGGAAGATGCGGACCGATCATAATGTCCCTGATACCGAGCGCAAGCAGTGTCAGGAACACCAGAATTGCCTTCTGTTCATACCAGGCGATATTGAACGACAGCGGCAGTTCGTTTACCGGAATCTTCAGAGCCTTTGCAAGTTCTGTTGCAATCACCACGAGCGAGTAGGAGTCATTGCACTGTCCCGCATCCAGCACGCGGGGGACACCAT includes the following:
- a CDS encoding cation diffusion facilitator family transporter codes for the protein MNTVTDDARKQNVARLSVFSNLFLTVAKILTGISIGSVSIISEGIHSGMDLLASCIAYFSVKKSAEPPDADHAFGHGKYEDASGLIEALLIVVAAGIIIWEACHKLVSGGEMVSLDLLYAGMIVMGVSAVMNFVVSQRLMRVAKETESIALESDAWHLRTDVLTSAGVFAGLVLIQVTHLVFLDSVIAIVVALLILREAYSLIRRSFADLMDESLDEDEVILIKEIICRHANAFTNFHSLKTRRSGPNRFVEFHLMMPHATPLDAAHAVLKEIETDIVAKMPRTSVIVHLDPCDGRCGRPECSFVCKERKN
- a CDS encoding type IV pilin, translating into MNRNYEDNAVSPVIATILLVAIVMVLAAVVAVVALGMAGGQNDLKDVGLTVTSDHTDVMVTLFTGQDVSDLQSLRVSVAGNPYVTEFQSTNTTDCVRQIGVPIRFTGVGVEGTHTTTVTGVFSDTTAVTLWTGQLAFALWPADASSHKHENENMIKVTLPRDWTAGTFQGNGWQKQLVVDVSDSSGRNVVNRTWAGWELNLALSFYKDSCVIITNQANKGFAPGSYRVVVRGQTVDSTGNTIFTDSLLYDGTVVVP
- a CDS encoding uracil-xanthine permease family protein, with product MDYQDRPVYNVSDNVPPSVLVLSILQHFFVLAVYMTYPVIITKAIGGGEDLSTFLISATLIGSGIATLLQAFRYTGCGYIFPMVPNSSYLPASMLAATAGGLPLLYGMMIISGFLEMLFSRLTRYFRILFPGEVIGVVMFMLGLAIIPFSFPLFFGSGESGPLNPAATAVGIITLGSMIILGIQQKKIFRFYAVLIGIIIGLVSSVLFGVLTPADIEAAGTISIFSFPNPVGIVSYRFDIGLLIPFAIGMLCVMLKSAGNIALLDDYTGNTNKNNLRRGILSEGFGAALCSAIGGIGIGSSASNTGLIPGTGIASRSIGIGLGLLLILCGFLPAIGWFFHVMPEPIMGAIVIYAIAFIMLGGVQSISSRVLDNRRTFVVILPIMIGVSSVMCPNLYTALPDTLRLFFASPLTSGAIFVVTLGLLFKIGIPTTRSITFGTAPHNDVSCILLDCGRLWTMDKTQMFQIMHHIQALISALPQGTHPETLVITLKNSTGTISAELTAPGPVDEPAMKTAGHYPAIVTVSASADKTFIRSSYLIV